A region from the Manduca sexta isolate Smith_Timp_Sample1 unplaced genomic scaffold, JHU_Msex_v1.0 HiC_scaffold_57, whole genome shotgun sequence genome encodes:
- the LOC115441498 gene encoding putative metallocarboxypeptidase ecm14 isoform X2 — translation MKTLIFLIATGFIQFVLCNIKYNISDYDSYPVCPITFLRQKRAHTEYTRWRADQESTPEFLVKVLDEELTTSTIKQIIAVNIQPITKGLPMARHSLRDDSPPASPQFLARTPLLSARQYAPIIPVAFTPRTTVTPLTPPTQRPYNPRKAFLPLSRTTSFRDMNVPTRTESDFQNTHSIDNEYTTEIAYLPKHTSIQQNIAKESSYTDLEYSSTSEIVWHTTRTSKSDDDESIFNKIKEKDIDTAYSMMFYNDEDNESPSKKDDIDASDNYEDKIKLHNDSTEMESNELLSETTKFQNITPPENILPNDDQEKEEDDEIKTTESETHFIKATITTLHTTVAVKEKEKAKKSSICSVIKLRQLSFNSPRTLPEIVVQMRQWAEESPIAKWTDITSGNYTVMENPIYMMMVDDPSSGQIVTAKQTVMIVAGIQGRDHHAVAAAMYVLYQLIERTDAHADLLKRYRFWIIPVFNPDGYDYSMTFSQKRGWTKNLRQTWDVCKGRESCYACEAYGLRCTVQHCYGVNLDRNFEYQWIPAEELRAEHPCGALYAGTRQLSEAETRALTQFLHEQRTPLYTFIAFKEGDVLGVMYPYSHTRKKRAFDHVYRQRASSAAAAAYSISGRSYVAGQTSEFLPLYAGGIEDWVDGHLGIDNTYTIMMFRPTDAYNSKLITERVVHEAYAAMDTLLLQSVEPLGPPVLTITRARSTTTESSMHLVLLISITVTVSYS, via the exons atgaaaactttaatatttttgatagcaACAGGATTTATACAATTCGTATTATGCAATATAAAGTATAACATATCAGACTATGACTCATACCCAGTGTGCCCTATAACAT TTTTACGTCAGAAAAGAGCGCACACTGAATATACAAGATGGCGGGCAGATCAAGAAAGTACGCCAGAATTCTTAGTAAAAGTTTTAGATGAAGAACTAACAACATCAACGATCAAACAAATCATTGCTGTTAATATCCAGCCTATAACAAAAG ggCTTCCTATGGCTCGACATTCGCTCCGTGATGATAGCCCACCAGCTAGTCCACAGTTTCTCGCACGGACACCCTTATTGTCAGCTAGGCAATATGCCCCTATAATTCCGGTTGCCTTTACTCCAAGAACCACAGTCACTCCACTAACACCTCCTACGCAGCGCCCTTAT aatccTCGTAAAGCATTTTTGCCACTTTCACGGACAACATCGTTTCGTGATATGAATGTGCCAACCAGAACAGAGTCGGATTTTCAAAATACCCACTCAATTGACAATGAATATACAACAGAAATTGCATATTTACCAAAACATACATCCATTCAACAAAATATTGCCAAAGAATCATCTTATACTGATTTAGAATACAGTAGTACCAGTGAAATAGTTTGGCACACCACTAGGACATCAAaatctgatgatgatgaaagtatttttaacaaaatcaaagaGAAAGATATAGATACTGCCTATAGCATGATGTTTTATAATGATGAAGATAACGAAAGTCCGAGCAAAAAAGATGATATCGATGCCAGTGATAATTATGAAGATAAAATCAAATTGCACAACGATTCAACAGAAATGGAATCAAACGAATTACTTAGTGAAACtactaaatttcaaaatattactcCGCCTGAAAATATATTACCGAACGATGATCAGGAAAAAGAAGAAGATGACGAAATTAAAACAACAGAGTCAGAGACACATTTTATAAAAGCGACTATAACAACTTTACATACAACTGTGGCTGTAAAGGAAAaggaaaaagcaaaaaaaagctCGATATGCAGTGTCATAAAACTAAGACAACTCAGTTTTAATTCTCCGCGCACCTTGCCTGAG ATAGTTGTTCAAATGAGACAGTGGGCAGAGGAAAGTCCAATTGCTAAATGGACGGATATAACGAGTGGAAATTATACTGTTATGGAAAACCCTATTTATATGATGATGGTTGACGATCCTAGTAGTGGCCAAATAGTGACGGCAAAGCAAACTGTAATGATTGTCGCAG GTATACAAGGTAGAGACCATCATGCTGTAGCAGCAGCTATGTATGTCCTGTATCAATTAATAGAACGGACTGATGCTCATGCTGATTTACTTAAAAGATACAGATTTTGGATTATTCCGGTCTTTAACCCGGATGGATACGATTATTCCATGACTTTCTCACAA AAACGTGGATGGACCAAAAACTTGCGTCAAACGTGGGACGTATGCAAAGGTCGTGAGTCATGCTATGCATGCGAAGCCTACGGCCTAAGATGCACCGTACAACACTGTTATGGTGTAAATCTCGACAGGAATTTCGAATATCAATGGATTCCAG CGGAGGAGTTACGCGCAGAGCACCCTTGCGGTGCATTGTACGCGGGCACCAGGCAACTCAGCGAGGCCGAGACGAGAGCTCTCACACAATTCCTGCATGAACAGCGTACCCCGCTCTATACTTTCATTGCATTTAAAGAAGGAGATGTTCTG GGCGTGATGTATCCATATTCGCACACAAGGAAAAAACGAGCTTTTGACCACGTTTAC agaCAACGTGCGTCGAGCGCCGCGGCAGCCGCTTACAGCATCAGTGGACGGTCGTATGTCGCAGGACAGACTTCAGAGTTTCTAC CACTCTACGCGGGAGGTATAGAGGATTGGGTCGACGGACACTTAGGCATCGACAACACCTACACTATTATGATGTTTCGACCTACTGACGCCTACAACTCCAAACTTATCACCGAG cgCGTGGTGCACGAAGCCTATGCAGCAATGGACACGTTGTTGCTTCAAAGTGTTGAACCATTGGGGCCTCCAGTACTAACGATTACTAGAGCTAGATCAACAACCACGGAGTCTTCTATGCATTTGGTCTTATTAATCTCCATCACTGTTACAGTTAGTTATagctaa
- the LOC115441498 gene encoding putative metallocarboxypeptidase ecm14 isoform X1, translating into MKTLIFLIATGFIQFVLCNIKYNISDYDSYPVCPITFLRQKRAHTEYTRWRADQESTPEFLVKVLDEELTTSTIKQIIAVNIQPITKGGEKIIVGGAMVPPPTSLTTQSDPMRDYTRFVPPTTVAISHVDGDMYLAPAPLSKSADKISSLPLRGLPMARHSLRDDSPPASPQFLARTPLLSARQYAPIIPVAFTPRTTVTPLTPPTQRPYNPRKAFLPLSRTTSFRDMNVPTRTESDFQNTHSIDNEYTTEIAYLPKHTSIQQNIAKESSYTDLEYSSTSEIVWHTTRTSKSDDDESIFNKIKEKDIDTAYSMMFYNDEDNESPSKKDDIDASDNYEDKIKLHNDSTEMESNELLSETTKFQNITPPENILPNDDQEKEEDDEIKTTESETHFIKATITTLHTTVAVKEKEKAKKSSICSVIKLRQLSFNSPRTLPEIVVQMRQWAEESPIAKWTDITSGNYTVMENPIYMMMVDDPSSGQIVTAKQTVMIVAGIQGRDHHAVAAAMYVLYQLIERTDAHADLLKRYRFWIIPVFNPDGYDYSMTFSQKRGWTKNLRQTWDVCKGRESCYACEAYGLRCTVQHCYGVNLDRNFEYQWIPAEELRAEHPCGALYAGTRQLSEAETRALTQFLHEQRTPLYTFIAFKEGDVLGVMYPYSHTRKKRAFDHVYRQRASSAAAAAYSISGRSYVAGQTSEFLPLYAGGIEDWVDGHLGIDNTYTIMMFRPTDAYNSKLITERVVHEAYAAMDTLLLQSVEPLGPPVLTITRARSTTTESSMHLVLLISITVTVSYS; encoded by the exons atgaaaactttaatatttttgatagcaACAGGATTTATACAATTCGTATTATGCAATATAAAGTATAACATATCAGACTATGACTCATACCCAGTGTGCCCTATAACAT TTTTACGTCAGAAAAGAGCGCACACTGAATATACAAGATGGCGGGCAGATCAAGAAAGTACGCCAGAATTCTTAGTAAAAGTTTTAGATGAAGAACTAACAACATCAACGATCAAACAAATCATTGCTGTTAATATCCAGCCTATAACAAAAGGTGGGGAAAAGATAATTGTAGGCGGAGCCATGGTTCCACCACCAACATCTTTAACGACACAGTCTGATCCAATGCGGGATTACACTCGATTTGTACCTCCTACAACAGTCGCTATATCTCACGTTGACGGAGATATGTACCTAGCGCCGGCTCCACTGTCTAAATCCGCTGATAAAATATCGTCTCTGCCATTGCGAG ggCTTCCTATGGCTCGACATTCGCTCCGTGATGATAGCCCACCAGCTAGTCCACAGTTTCTCGCACGGACACCCTTATTGTCAGCTAGGCAATATGCCCCTATAATTCCGGTTGCCTTTACTCCAAGAACCACAGTCACTCCACTAACACCTCCTACGCAGCGCCCTTAT aatccTCGTAAAGCATTTTTGCCACTTTCACGGACAACATCGTTTCGTGATATGAATGTGCCAACCAGAACAGAGTCGGATTTTCAAAATACCCACTCAATTGACAATGAATATACAACAGAAATTGCATATTTACCAAAACATACATCCATTCAACAAAATATTGCCAAAGAATCATCTTATACTGATTTAGAATACAGTAGTACCAGTGAAATAGTTTGGCACACCACTAGGACATCAAaatctgatgatgatgaaagtatttttaacaaaatcaaagaGAAAGATATAGATACTGCCTATAGCATGATGTTTTATAATGATGAAGATAACGAAAGTCCGAGCAAAAAAGATGATATCGATGCCAGTGATAATTATGAAGATAAAATCAAATTGCACAACGATTCAACAGAAATGGAATCAAACGAATTACTTAGTGAAACtactaaatttcaaaatattactcCGCCTGAAAATATATTACCGAACGATGATCAGGAAAAAGAAGAAGATGACGAAATTAAAACAACAGAGTCAGAGACACATTTTATAAAAGCGACTATAACAACTTTACATACAACTGTGGCTGTAAAGGAAAaggaaaaagcaaaaaaaagctCGATATGCAGTGTCATAAAACTAAGACAACTCAGTTTTAATTCTCCGCGCACCTTGCCTGAG ATAGTTGTTCAAATGAGACAGTGGGCAGAGGAAAGTCCAATTGCTAAATGGACGGATATAACGAGTGGAAATTATACTGTTATGGAAAACCCTATTTATATGATGATGGTTGACGATCCTAGTAGTGGCCAAATAGTGACGGCAAAGCAAACTGTAATGATTGTCGCAG GTATACAAGGTAGAGACCATCATGCTGTAGCAGCAGCTATGTATGTCCTGTATCAATTAATAGAACGGACTGATGCTCATGCTGATTTACTTAAAAGATACAGATTTTGGATTATTCCGGTCTTTAACCCGGATGGATACGATTATTCCATGACTTTCTCACAA AAACGTGGATGGACCAAAAACTTGCGTCAAACGTGGGACGTATGCAAAGGTCGTGAGTCATGCTATGCATGCGAAGCCTACGGCCTAAGATGCACCGTACAACACTGTTATGGTGTAAATCTCGACAGGAATTTCGAATATCAATGGATTCCAG CGGAGGAGTTACGCGCAGAGCACCCTTGCGGTGCATTGTACGCGGGCACCAGGCAACTCAGCGAGGCCGAGACGAGAGCTCTCACACAATTCCTGCATGAACAGCGTACCCCGCTCTATACTTTCATTGCATTTAAAGAAGGAGATGTTCTG GGCGTGATGTATCCATATTCGCACACAAGGAAAAAACGAGCTTTTGACCACGTTTAC agaCAACGTGCGTCGAGCGCCGCGGCAGCCGCTTACAGCATCAGTGGACGGTCGTATGTCGCAGGACAGACTTCAGAGTTTCTAC CACTCTACGCGGGAGGTATAGAGGATTGGGTCGACGGACACTTAGGCATCGACAACACCTACACTATTATGATGTTTCGACCTACTGACGCCTACAACTCCAAACTTATCACCGAG cgCGTGGTGCACGAAGCCTATGCAGCAATGGACACGTTGTTGCTTCAAAGTGTTGAACCATTGGGGCCTCCAGTACTAACGATTACTAGAGCTAGATCAACAACCACGGAGTCTTCTATGCATTTGGTCTTATTAATCTCCATCACTGTTACAGTTAGTTATagctaa